The Humulus lupulus chromosome 3, drHumLupu1.1, whole genome shotgun sequence genome window below encodes:
- the LOC133824547 gene encoding E3 ubiquitin-protein ligase WAV3-like, which translates to MSFNDDQPIVATTQDVSEERYRSSFVAGKTKLSIINKTEAPLEETKFKVMLELTGSGLGNDRPGVDLVTVLDVSGSMAGEKLEKMKIAMQFVIKKLSPIDRLSVVTFEANSKRLCPLRQITESAQSDIENLVTGLKASGGTNITAGLETGLKVINGRTLSSGRVAAIILMSDGEQNAGGDAAQVDIGNIVPVFTFGFGTKHDPTVLNAIAHKSKGGTYSDVQNQDNLSIAFAGCLAGLLTVVVQDLELTVTQVETESTIENVRAGAYPQSKGNEAGSVTISFGDLYDKEIRKVMVDLVLPSVGKRAGPGADIIQIDYTYSNGGKPFFANTLYANVRRTGANTEEKEEVLVEENRLQTAMMIKEARSMADQKRLEEARDKILNAQSMLNDEKTPDNPLIEMLKIELQQLQRLMKSQQMYENKGRPFALSSETSHDRQRFATRGDVEKLRLFATPRMDAYLDQAKAFDEDPSKPLPTSDQDMLKELAADPLGTIAGALSYYIQSAIQSLQAIDKIINKAR; encoded by the exons atgagcTTCAACGATGATCAGCCGATTGTTGCAACTACCCAAGATGTATCAG AGGAAAGATACAGGAGTTCATTTGTAGCAGGCAAAACAAAGTTGTCAATCATCAACAAGACAGAGGCGCCACTAGAAGAAACGAAATTCAAGGTGATGTTGGAGCTGACAGGGTCAGGACTCGGAAATGATAGACCTGGAGTTGATCTTGTGACGGTTTTGGATGTGAGTGGGAGTATGGCGGGTGAGAAGTTAGAAAAGATGAAGATTGCCATGCAATTCGTCATCAAGAAACTCAGCCCAATTGATCGTCTGTCAGTTGTGACATTCGAGGCTAATTCGAAGAGGTTGTGTCCACTGCGTCAGATTACTGAGAGTGCTCAATCTGATATTGAGAATCTAGTCACTGGTTTAAAGGCCAGCGGTGGCACCAACATCACTGCTGGCCTTGAAACTGGCTTGAAAGTCATCAATGGCCGCACTCTCAGCAGCGGTCGTGTGGCTGCTATCATACTTATGTCTGACGGTGAACAAAATGCTGGTGGTGATGCGGCCCAAGTTGACATCGGCAATATTGTGCCCGTCTTCACATTTGGTTTCGGCACAAAACATGATCCAACG GTGCTCAATGCCATTGCACACAAGAGCAAAGGAGGAACATACTCAGATGTCCAAAACCAAGACAACTTGAGCATTGCATTTGCCGGGTGTTTGGCTGGGCTTCTGACTGTGGTTGTTCAAGACTTAGAGCTAACTGTCACACAAGTCGAAACCGAATCAACCATTGAGAATGTGCGTGCTGGAGCCTACCCTCAATCTAAGGGCAATGAAGCTGGCTCTGTAACCATTTCATTTGGTGATCTTTATGACAAAGAGATACGTAAGGTCATGGTAGATCTTGTTCTTCCTTCTGTTGGCAAGCGAGCAGGCCCAGGGGCAGATATTATACAGATCGATTATACTTACAG CAATGGAGGGAAACCCTTTTTCGCAAATACACTGTATGCTAACGTACGTCGCACGGGGGCAAATACGGAGGAGAAGGAGGAGGTGTTGGTAGAGGAGAACCGTCTTCAAACTGCAATGATGATAAAAGAAGCAAGATCCATGGCTGACCAGAAGAGGCTTGAGGAGGCTCGAGACAAGATCCTCAATGCCCAAAGCATGCTTAATGATGAGAAAACCCCTGATAATCCATTGATTGAGATGCTGAAAATTGAGTTGCAACAGCTGCAGAGGTTGATGAAATCACAACAGATGTATGAAAACAAAGGGCGTCCTTTTGCACTCTCTTCTGAGACATCTCATGATCGCCAACGTTTCGCCACAAGAGGAGATGTGGAGAAGCTGCGTTTATTTGCTACACCACGTATGGATGCATACCTTGACCAAGCCAAGGCATTTGATGAGGACCCATCCAAGCCATTGCCCACTTCGGACCAAGATATGCTCAAAGAACTCGCTGCAGATCCCCTTGGTACCATCGCTGGAGCTCTTAGCTACTATATTCAGTCTGCCATTCAGTCCCTTCAAGCCATTGACAAAATAATCAACAAAGCTCgttga